TAAATCCGTAATTTCTCTTTGTAATCCGCTGGATACTACTTCGTCAGCATCAATGGCAAGCACCCAATCAAACTTAGTTTGTTCGATGGCATAGTTTTTTTGATCAGCGTAGTTTACAAACTTACGATAAAAAACACGAGCACCAAATGATTTCGCAATCGTTACTGTTTTGTCTGTGGAACCGGAATCGATCACCACAATATCTTCTATAAAGGAAAGAGCTTCTAGGGTGCGAGAGATATTATCCTCTTCGTTGAGGGTAATGATGGCGCAGGATAAAGGAATGGGCATATTTAAATTTGATTGGGGTCGCGGGCAGAGATAAACTTATCGGAAAGAGGAATTTCCAACCTTGCGATGGTGGAATCTTCTCCGATAATGATACGAAAGAAATTGGGATCAATACCTTCCCCTTTGAGCATAATGAGTATGAGAGCAAGACCAAGGCCGGCACCTTCTGTGGTATCAGCATTGTCCATGTAGAACTGAGCGATGTCATCATACACCATTCCTTTCTCCAAACGTTCTCTGATTGCTTTTTCTTCTTCTTTTGCTATGGGTGTGTTATTGATGACTTCGATGGTGATCCCATCATCATTGAATTTGAAGTTAATTAAACAATAGTATCCTTTCTTTTTGGCTTTGATTCCAAATTCGTTGGACATCTCTTCTGAAAAAATTTCACGATACTCTCTCACTCCCCTCGCATATTCGGAAGGGTTTAACATACTGTATCCGCGCTCTTCGAAAAAGACACGTTTTTGGTTGGCTTTGCAGGCATTGATTGCCAGTTCTTTGATGATGGTATAGAGAGTGGGAACAAGTGTTGGGTAAGTAAGGCGATCTAAGATAAGGCCTACGGCCTCCTTGATGTGTTCCTCAACGGATTTGGAGACCCGGTGAGTCTTTAGCGAGAGAATTTTCCCATTTTCGATGTGTAATTTGATGTGATCAGAAATCTCGCTTGTTTCCTTTCCCATACCCGAAATCTTTTCCATTCTAGTCCTTACTGTCAAGGTAACTAAGACCGCTAGTATGAAAAACCGCAGGCTTCTATTCCTCTCCTTATTTTTATCGGCTTTTGCCCCCACCATA
The sequence above is drawn from the Leptospira sp. WS4.C2 genome and encodes:
- a CDS encoding histidine kinase — protein: MEKISGMGKETSEISDHIKLHIENGKILSLKTHRVSKSVEEHIKEAVGLILDRLTYPTLVPTLYTIIKELAINACKANQKRVFFEERGYSMLNPSEYARGVREYREIFSEEMSNEFGIKAKKKGYYCLINFKFNDDGITIEVINNTPIAKEEEKAIRERLEKGMVYDDIAQFYMDNADTTEGAGLGLALILIMLKGEGIDPNFFRIIIGEDSTIARLEIPLSDKFISARDPNQI